One Malus sylvestris chromosome 14, drMalSylv7.2, whole genome shotgun sequence DNA segment encodes these proteins:
- the LOC126598632 gene encoding B3 domain-containing protein At2g24670-like → MASPLASFNLSRKRAEEEKMVVGFLTMEDFKGRDFNDDFHRSLSSIDRLCEVLCVRIRKNEREKQLKDGIAGKRIKPSSSTPTDVASSSCSNSAPFQLPGILPQCKCFNLGFDHKKQQKNEIRQSSFNFNWALQDNPKKPRSKSSFGQNPTTATATHEYVDLKSNIDSTLKRKYDGDEDWSASKKKTKTKKRVYTKNNKTSYLCPPPDLPEEYKKLIIGKMNGTELTLLIQKKLYPTDVNPNHNRLSLPPLQVLSGSFLTSNEIETLNPKRSQKSRDLGFLNIPFIDPRLKLKENKGINLSLWTLSNSDRKSYALKTSWGKVVKKNKLVAGDVIQVWSFRANGNQLHLAIVLVQRATECSNQSGGSSHVFLW, encoded by the coding sequence ATGGCTTCTCCACTCGCTTCTTTCAATCTCTCAAGAAAAAGAGCAGAAGAAGAGAAGATGGTTGTGGGGTTTCTGACGATGGAGGACTTCAAGGGCAGGGACTTTAATGACGATTTTCATCGTTCTTTGTCCTCCATCGATCGTCTGTGCGAGGTTCTTTGCGTTCGTATTCGGAAAAACGAGCGAGAGAAACAACTGAAGGATGGCATTGCCGGAAAAAGGATCAAACCCTCAAGTTCAACACCAACAGatgttgcttcttcttcttgttcaaaTTCTGCCCCTTTTCAGCTCCCTGGCATACTGCCGCAGTGCAAATGTTTCAATCTGGGTTTTGATCATAAGAAGCAACAGAAGAACGAGATCCGACAGTCCAGTTTCAATTTCAATTGGGCGCTGCAGGATAACCCTAAGAAACCAAGGTCAAAATCTAGTTTTGGGCAGAACCCTACTACCGCTACTGCTACTCATGAATATGTTGATCTGAAGAGTAATATTGATTCGACgttgaaaagaaaatatgatGGTGATGAAGATTGGTCTGCTtccaagaagaagacgaagacgaaGAAGAGGGTGTACACCAAGAACAACAAGACTAGTTATCTCTGTCCTCCGCCTGATTTGCCGGAAGAATACAAGAAATTGATCATCGGCAAGATGAACGGGACAGAGTTGACACTGCTCATACAGAAGAAGTTGTACCCCACTGACGTCAACCCCAACCATAACAGGTTGTCTTTGCCTCCGCTTCAAGTTTTGTCCGGCAGTTTCCTCACATCTAATGAGATTGAAACCCTTAATCCGAAGCGGAGTCAGAAAAGTCGTGATCTGGGTTTCCTTAATATTCCATTTATCGATCCAAGGCTCAAGCTTAAAGAAAACAAAGGGATCAACTTGAGTCTGTGGACGCTGTCGAACTCAGACAGAAAATCCTATGCGTTGAAAACTAGTTGGGGTAAGGTTGTTAAGAAGAACAAGCTGGTTGCTGGTGATGTAATCCAGGTTTGGTCATTCAGGGCTAATGGCAATCAGCTTCACTTGGCAATTGTTTTGGTTCAAAGAGCTACGGAATGTAGCAATCAGAGTGGAGGGAGCAGCCATGTTTTTTTATGGTGA